In Lasioglossum baleicum chromosome 19, iyLasBale1, whole genome shotgun sequence, the following proteins share a genomic window:
- the Karl gene encoding lipocalin/cytosolic fatty acid-binding protein Karl isoform X1, producing MRPGTRCSRLCPLIIVLLLVASIIGDTAGTWNRREDKTKCPKVKAIRNFDISEFLGSWYIVQYYASSEEALAYRCMRAELSISPENTEVTMNFTYSFTDDPINEQLVGNITWKVPSPDLPAHWVHAEYPYEGVYNTYVLDSDYKSWALLMHCAEQSKTPRYLSSLIMSRQSSLETNVISYLREKLPRYDIDLEYMFPMDQQLCNKTSTSEMDLLIPPSLMSRKHYSERKHPLRKKHRRL from the exons ATGCGGCCCGGAACGAGATGTTCGAGACTCTGTCCGCTGATAATAGTTCTCCTGCTGGTGGCCAGCATAATAGGAGACACCGCCGGCACGTGGAACAGACGAGAGGACAAGACTAAATGCCCGAAAGTGAAGGCCATTAGAAATTTTGACATATCCGAG TTCCTCGGATCATGGTACATAGTGCAGTATTATGCGAGCTCGGAAGAAGCACTCGCGTACAGATGCATGCGAGCCGAACTTTCAATTTCGCCCGAGAATACCGAAGTCACCATGAATTTCACTTACAGTTTCACCGATGATCCAATCAACGAACAACTAGTCGGTAACATCACCTGGAAGGTTCCCTCGCCCGATTTACCTGCACACTGGGTGCACGCCGAGTATCCAT ATGAAGGAGTGTATAATACGTACGTGTTAGACTCGGATTACAAATCGTGGGCATTGCTTATGCATTGCGCGGAACAGAGTAAAACTCCTCGATATTTATCAAGCTTAATCATGAGCAGACAGTCGAGCCTCGAGACCAACGTTATCTCCTACCTCCGCGAGAAATTGCCCAG GTACGACATCGATTTGGAGTACATGTTCCCGATGGACCAGCAACTCTGCAACAAAACCAGCACTTCAGAAATGGATTTACTGATTCCACCATCGTTGATGTCCAGAAAACACTACAGTGAACGGAAACATCCACTCAGAAAGAAACATCGACGCTTGTGA
- the Karl gene encoding lipocalin/cytosolic fatty acid-binding protein Karl isoform X2, whose amino-acid sequence MRPGTRCSRLCPLIIVLLLVASIIGDTAGTWNRREDKTKCPKVKAIRNFDISEFLGSCFTDDPINEQLVGNITWKVPSPDLPAHWVHAEYPYEGVYNTYVLDSDYKSWALLMHCAEQSKTPRYLSSLIMSRQSSLETNVISYLREKLPRYDIDLEYMFPMDQQLCNKTSTSEMDLLIPPSLMSRKHYSERKHPLRKKHRRL is encoded by the exons ATGCGGCCCGGAACGAGATGTTCGAGACTCTGTCCGCTGATAATAGTTCTCCTGCTGGTGGCCAGCATAATAGGAGACACCGCCGGCACGTGGAACAGACGAGAGGACAAGACTAAATGCCCGAAAGTGAAGGCCATTAGAAATTTTGACATATCCGAG TTCCTCGGATCATG TTTCACCGATGATCCAATCAACGAACAACTAGTCGGTAACATCACCTGGAAGGTTCCCTCGCCCGATTTACCTGCACACTGGGTGCACGCCGAGTATCCAT ATGAAGGAGTGTATAATACGTACGTGTTAGACTCGGATTACAAATCGTGGGCATTGCTTATGCATTGCGCGGAACAGAGTAAAACTCCTCGATATTTATCAAGCTTAATCATGAGCAGACAGTCGAGCCTCGAGACCAACGTTATCTCCTACCTCCGCGAGAAATTGCCCAG GTACGACATCGATTTGGAGTACATGTTCCCGATGGACCAGCAACTCTGCAACAAAACCAGCACTTCAGAAATGGATTTACTGATTCCACCATCGTTGATGTCCAGAAAACACTACAGTGAACGGAAACATCCACTCAGAAAGAAACATCGACGCTTGTGA